TAACCAGTCAGTTCTATTTAACAGATACCCACGATAGAAATATCCATATACAGGATTACCATTAAATCCAGGACCACCTTCGCGTATAACGTCGGTGTTATTCCGCTCATCTTTGAATCCGTGAATGACTCTGGTAATTGATCCACCACAAGAAAGATTCCATCCCAGACTAACCCATGTAGGATGTTGCTGCACTTTAAGTCCACTTGCATAATAACTCAATTGTATAGGTACTTCTATATCCTTAACCTTAATAGTATGTATAGGAACTGCAATTTGAGGCAACCCATTGAAAAGATCAGTAGGGATTTGTCCATATCTTCCAAGTTCAGCTGCATTTGGTGTTTGCGGTAACACTTGAGCATTTAGCTTATACAGCGATATATAAAAAAAGTAGTATTTTTTTCTTCATAATGATTGTTTTTTTTTAAAGAGAATGCTGGTCATTCCCCAAATTTATGATTGAGAATATTTTTAAATAAAATTGATTTAAATATCAGATAGTCAATCTTCAGAGATTAACTGTAAAACAGTTATATGTTTTAATGGGGGCTGAGAGAGCATGCATTTTTCGTATAATTGCTTAACTATAATGTGTCGCAATATACAATATCAGTTAACTATAATTCATTATTAAAAAATAAAATAAGCCATAAGCATACTTTTATTTAACAAATAACATTAAATAATTACATAAACAGAATCCGTTAATAATCAATATGTTAAAAAAGAATATTACAAATCATTATTCAAAAGAAAATTCATCATGTGCTTTTTTTCTGGCTAGAATCTTGTCTTAAACAATCGATATACTTATTTTTAGCAGAGAAATCTGCATAAAAACACCAGCATGAAAAAAACAATTTTATCATTAACCATCCTGGCAGGACTTTTTGCTGCCTGTCAGCAAAATAAAACTACAGAACAAAAAATAGACAGTCTGGCTACAACACCAGATACGAATGCTTCCAAAGCGAAAGCCTGCTACGTCTACATTAAAGATAAAGACACCGTTTCCCTCTCACTGATTACCGCAGGAAATGCAGTAGCAGGTAGCTTAAACTATAATTTTTATGAGAAAGATAAAAATGCCGGCACTATCGCGGGAATAATTAAAGGAGACACCATTATTGCAGATTATACATTTCAATCTGAGGGATCAACCTCTTACAGACAAGTTTCATTTATCAAAAAAGGAGATCAGTTGTTAGAAGGTTACGGCCCAACACAAGAAGCAGATGGCAGAAGGGTCTTTACTAATATAGCAGGCTTAAAATACGGGGACATTACCCTTTCACCGGTCAACTGTAAATAAGAAACGTTTTGAATCCTTAAAAGGACTCAAAACGCTCCCAAAATCCGTCTACAGGAAGTTTGGCAAAGATATTTACCGGTTCTTTTTTAACCGGGTGAAGGAATTGCAATCTTCTGGCGTGCAAACAAATACTTCCTTTACGGCTGCCGCGTGGGTAGCCGTATTTATTATCCCCAACAATCGGGCAGCCTAAAGTAGAAAGCTGGACCCTGATCTGATGAGAGCGTCCTGTTAAAGGATCGACCTCAATCAGATAATATCCGCCAAGTTCGCCAAGCAGCCTGTAGCTTAATTCAGCACGCTGACTTCCCGGAACTTCTGTATTGTGCGGCGTAACCACATTTGTTTTTGGATTTTTTACCAGCCAGTGTACCAGCGTTCCGGAAATATTAGCCGGACGGTTGCGTACAACCGCCCAGTAAGTTTTCTTAACCTCCCTGTTTTTAAAAATGGCATTCATTCTTTCCAGTGCCTTACTTGTCTTTGCAAATAAAATCACCCCGCTTACCGGGCGGTCTAAACGATGTACCACACCTAAAAAAGCACTGTTAGGCTTATTATATTTTTTGGCGATGTACCTTTTCACCATA
The DNA window shown above is from Pedobacter cryoconitis and carries:
- a CDS encoding RluA family pseudouridine synthase; this translates as MSVTDKDVLFEDNHLIAICKRAGDIVQVDETRDEPLEDMVKRYIAKKYNKPNSAFLGVVHRLDRPVSGVILFAKTSKALERMNAIFKNREVKKTYWAVVRNRPANISGTLVHWLVKNPKTNVVTPHNTEVPGSQRAELSYRLLGELGGYYLIEVDPLTGRSHQIRVQLSTLGCPIVGDNKYGYPRGSRKGSICLHARRLQFLHPVKKEPVNIFAKLPVDGFWERFESF